A part of Oscillospiraceae bacterium genomic DNA contains:
- a CDS encoding FAD-binding protein, which produces MILIRKRNLSRSDFMIYDIAIIGAGPAGMTAALYGMRAGMNVLLLEKAFPGGQMVSSNYVENYPGFVGISGAELAMNMKKQLVDITYKTTEILSIDLSEDIKIIRSKKEEFSAKNIVIATGANPKKLGFPNEERLTGRGVSYCATCDGAFYRGKTATVIGGGNTALDDALYLANFCERVNLVHRRSEFRGDATTVEKVKANEKIHLYTEYIPTEFVGEDALAEIILQKTNTNENISLSTDGVFIAIGYQPNVSFLPEGILKSDTNEIITDKDLMTNIENVYAIGDVRRKELRQIVTACSDGAEVISAIRRKANV; this is translated from the coding sequence ATGATACTTATCAGAAAGCGGAATTTATCAAGGAGTGATTTTATGATATACGATATCGCGATTATTGGCGCAGGTCCTGCCGGAATGACTGCTGCACTCTACGGAATGCGTGCAGGCATGAATGTTTTGCTTTTGGAAAAAGCTTTCCCTGGTGGACAGATGGTTTCTTCGAATTACGTTGAAAACTATCCCGGCTTTGTTGGGATTTCCGGCGCGGAGCTTGCAATGAATATGAAAAAGCAACTGGTTGACATCACTTATAAAACCACAGAAATTCTTTCTATCGATCTTTCAGAAGATATTAAAATAATCCGTTCCAAAAAAGAAGAATTTTCTGCAAAAAACATTGTAATTGCAACAGGTGCAAATCCTAAAAAATTAGGATTTCCCAATGAAGAACGGTTGACGGGTAGGGGAGTATCCTATTGTGCAACCTGTGATGGTGCTTTTTACCGTGGTAAAACCGCAACGGTTATTGGTGGCGGTAACACCGCATTAGATGACGCTCTGTATCTTGCTAATTTCTGTGAACGGGTAAATTTAGTGCATAGAAGAAGTGAATTCCGTGGGGACGCAACCACGGTGGAAAAGGTCAAAGCTAATGAAAAAATTCATTTATATACCGAATATATCCCCACAGAATTTGTGGGAGAAGATGCATTGGCCGAAATCATTCTTCAGAAAACAAATACCAATGAAAATATTTCATTATCCACAGACGGTGTATTTATTGCAATCGGTTATCAGCCGAATGTATCATTTTTACCGGAAGGTATTTTAAAAAGTGACACCAATGAAATTATTACCGATAAAGATTTAATGACAAATATTGAAAATGTGTATGCGATTGGTGATGTCAGAAGAAAAGAACTCCGACAAATTGTTACGGCTTGCAGTGACGGTGCCGAAGTAATTTCTGCCATCCGCAGAAAGGCAAATGTATGA
- a CDS encoding iron-containing alcohol dehydrogenase, with protein MARFTLPRDLYHGKGALEALKNLKGTRAMVCVGGGSMKRFGFLDKVCDYLKEAGMEVEVFEGIEPDPSVDTVMRGAEAMAKFQPDWIVAIGGGSPIDAAKAMWIKYEYPEITFEQMCVVFGIPELRKKARFCAIPSTSGTATEVTAFSVITDYEKGIKYPLADFEITPDIAIVDPDLAETMPQKLTAHTGMDAMTHAIEAYVSTANSEFTDPLAIFAIKMIQDDLVDSYNGDMTKRASMHNAQCLAGMAFSNALLGIVHSMAHKTGAIFEDLGAHIIHGAANAMYLPKVIAFNAKDETAKKRYGVIADFMGLEGATDDEKVANLIKYLRGMNDALNIPQCIKNYGADSYPCEHGFVSEEVFLERLPSIAKNAVADACTGSNPRKISVEEMEKLLKCCYYDTEVDF; from the coding sequence ATGGCCCGATTTACTTTGCCTCGTGATTTATATCACGGTAAAGGTGCTTTGGAAGCACTGAAAAACCTGAAAGGTACCCGTGCGATGGTTTGTGTTGGCGGCGGTTCTATGAAACGTTTCGGTTTTCTGGATAAGGTATGTGACTACCTGAAAGAAGCGGGAATGGAAGTGGAAGTATTTGAAGGAATTGAACCTGATCCGTCTGTTGACACTGTAATGCGCGGTGCCGAAGCTATGGCTAAATTCCAGCCTGACTGGATCGTTGCAATTGGTGGAGGTTCTCCCATCGATGCTGCAAAAGCAATGTGGATTAAATACGAATATCCCGAAATTACTTTTGAACAAATGTGTGTAGTATTCGGTATTCCCGAACTGCGTAAAAAAGCACGTTTCTGCGCAATTCCGTCCACCTCCGGTACTGCAACTGAAGTGACTGCATTCTCTGTAATTACTGACTATGAGAAGGGTATCAAATATCCTTTAGCAGACTTTGAAATTACCCCGGATATCGCAATTGTGGATCCAGACCTGGCAGAAACAATGCCTCAGAAACTGACTGCTCATACCGGTATGGATGCAATGACTCACGCAATTGAAGCTTATGTTTCCACCGCAAACAGCGAATTTACCGATCCCCTGGCTATTTTTGCAATTAAAATGATTCAGGATGATCTGGTTGATTCCTACAACGGAGATATGACCAAACGTGCATCTATGCATAACGCCCAGTGTTTGGCGGGGATGGCGTTTTCCAACGCACTTTTAGGTATTGTGCATTCTATGGCACATAAAACAGGTGCAATCTTTGAGGATTTAGGCGCACATATTATTCACGGTGCTGCCAATGCAATGTATCTGCCCAAAGTAATTGCTTTTAACGCAAAAGATGAAACTGCAAAAAAACGTTATGGCGTAATTGCTGATTTTATGGGATTAGAAGGTGCAACCGATGATGAAAAAGTTGCAAACCTGATTAAATATCTGCGTGGCATGAATGATGCTTTGAACATTCCCCAGTGTATTAAAAACTATGGTGCAGACAGCTATCCCTGTGAACATGGATTCGTGTCGGAAGAAGTGTTCTTGGAAAGACTTCCCAGTATCGCAAAAAATGCAGTTGCAGACGCTTGCACCGGCTCAAATCCCAGAAAAATTTCTGTGGAAGAAATGGAAAAGCTGCTGAAATGTTGTTACTACGATACAGAAGTGGATTTCTAA
- the metG gene encoding methionine--tRNA ligase, whose product MNENKEKFYVTTAIAYTSRKPHIGNTYEIVLTDAIARYKRQMGYDVFFLTGTDEHGQKIEDCAKEAGITPKEYVDNVAGEIKEIWNLMNSSYDKFIRTTDDFHEKTVQKIFKQLYDQGDIYKGEYEGLYCVPCESFFTESQLVDGKCPDCGREVKPTKEEAYFFKMSKYQDKLMEYIETHPDFIQPESRKKEMVNNFLKPGLQDLCVSRTSFKWGIPVEFDPNHVIYVWIDALTNYITALGYDQEDDTLYQKYWPADVHVIGKDILRFHTIYWPIMLMALGQPLPKQIFGHPWLLSGNDKMSKSKGNVMYADDLVRHFTVDGMRYYLLSEMPYGNDGTITYENIITKFNSDLANTLGNLVNRSIAMVNKYFGSVPTPSEETDLDKDLKSCIENTITAYRKKMDEYKTADALDAIFELIRRCNKYIDETTPWVLAKDDEGKERLKTVLYNLLESIRIISVILTPFMPDTAKEIQRQIACTDESVEFGKTVSEITLENPTPIFMRIDEEKKLKEIEEEIAATIPDDTIPMAPEIEFDDFTKLDLRIATVLECEEVKKSDKLLLFKLKVGSQVKTVVSGIKKHYKPEDLIGKQVVMVYNLKPVKLKGILSEGMILCAEDGDILQLLKPFEEIKDGSKIY is encoded by the coding sequence ATGAACGAAAACAAAGAAAAATTTTATGTAACAACAGCTATTGCATATACTTCCAGAAAGCCTCACATCGGGAATACTTACGAAATTGTATTGACCGATGCCATTGCACGTTATAAACGTCAGATGGGTTATGACGTATTCTTTTTAACCGGTACTGATGAACACGGTCAAAAAATTGAAGACTGTGCCAAAGAAGCAGGTATTACCCCAAAGGAATATGTAGATAATGTGGCAGGGGAAATCAAAGAAATTTGGAATCTGATGAATTCAAGCTATGATAAATTCATCCGAACTACTGATGATTTTCACGAAAAAACTGTTCAGAAAATTTTCAAACAGTTGTATGACCAAGGAGATATCTATAAAGGGGAATACGAAGGTTTATATTGCGTGCCCTGTGAATCTTTCTTTACCGAAAGTCAGTTGGTAGACGGCAAATGTCCTGATTGCGGCAGAGAAGTAAAACCTACCAAAGAAGAAGCCTATTTCTTTAAAATGTCTAAATATCAGGACAAATTAATGGAATATATTGAAACTCATCCTGATTTCATTCAGCCTGAATCCCGTAAAAAAGAAATGGTAAACAATTTCTTGAAACCCGGTCTGCAGGATTTATGTGTATCCAGAACTTCTTTCAAGTGGGGTATCCCTGTTGAATTCGATCCCAATCACGTTATTTATGTTTGGATTGATGCTTTAACTAACTACATTACCGCATTAGGTTACGATCAGGAAGATGATACGCTGTATCAGAAATACTGGCCAGCTGATGTTCACGTTATTGGAAAAGATATTCTTCGTTTCCATACCATTTACTGGCCCATTATGTTAATGGCGTTAGGACAGCCCTTGCCGAAACAAATTTTCGGTCATCCCTGGCTGTTATCCGGTAATGATAAAATGTCCAAATCCAAAGGTAACGTAATGTATGCAGACGATTTGGTTCGTCATTTTACTGTTGACGGTATGAGATATTATCTCTTATCTGAAATGCCCTACGGAAACGACGGTACCATTACTTACGAAAATATTATCACCAAATTCAATTCCGATTTGGCAAATACTTTAGGAAATTTGGTAAACCGCAGTATTGCTATGGTGAATAAGTATTTTGGTTCTGTACCCACTCCCAGCGAAGAAACTGACTTGGATAAAGATTTAAAATCCTGCATTGAAAACACCATCACTGCGTACCGCAAAAAAATGGATGAATATAAAACCGCAGATGCATTGGATGCTATTTTCGAACTCATTCGCAGATGCAATAAATACATTGATGAAACTACTCCCTGGGTATTGGCAAAAGATGATGAGGGTAAAGAACGCCTAAAAACTGTATTGTATAATCTTCTGGAAAGCATCCGTATCATTTCAGTGATTTTAACTCCCTTCATGCCCGATACCGCAAAGGAAATTCAGCGTCAGATTGCTTGTACCGATGAATCCGTAGAATTTGGTAAAACTGTTTCCGAAATTACTTTAGAAAATCCCACTCCCATCTTTATGCGAATCGACGAAGAAAAGAAATTAAAGGAAATCGAAGAAGAAATTGCAGCTACCATTCCCGATGATACCATTCCCATGGCTCCTGAAATCGAATTTGACGATTTTACCAAATTGGATTTAAGAATCGCAACTGTATTAGAATGCGAAGAAGTAAAAAAATCCGATAAATTATTGCTGTTCAAATTAAAGGTTGGTTCCCAGGTAAAAACCGTGGTTTCCGGTATCAAAAAGCACTATAAACCCGAAGATTTAATCGGCAAACAGGTTGTGATGGTATATAATTTAAAACCTGTAAAATTAAAAGGCATTCTTTCTGAAGGTATGATTCTTTGTGCAGAAGACGGAGATATTCTGCAGTTATTAAAACCCTTTGAAGAAATCAAAGACGGCTCCAAAATTTATTAA
- a CDS encoding amidohydrolase gives MIIINAKIYTMESESPIENGYIRFDNTILEIGSMADYKQTNEEIYDVAGKYVFPGFIDAHTHLGMFEDSMGFEGDDGNEESDPITPHLRAIDAINPNDRYFTEAKLAGITTVASGPGSANPISGQFCAMKTHGTVIDDMIIKAPVAMKFSFGENPKTVYHGKNQQPITRMATAALIRETLKKAQEYAENINLAKENPDDYDKPDYDAKLESLLPVLTGELPVKAHAHRADDIATALRIAKEFNLNMTIEHATEGHLLPEKLQDVSCQLGPTLSDRSKPELKNMTFDTYHILAEQGTPVSVITDHPVIPINYLPLCAALAVKHGMNETDALKAITINPAKALGIDGKVGSLKIGKDADIVIFDQFPLDLMAKAEAVFINGNRISQ, from the coding sequence ATGATTATAATAAACGCTAAAATATACACCATGGAATCCGAGTCACCGATTGAAAATGGATATATCCGTTTTGATAATACCATTTTGGAAATTGGTTCTATGGCAGATTATAAACAAACCAATGAAGAAATATACGATGTTGCCGGAAAATATGTGTTTCCCGGTTTCATTGATGCTCACACCCATCTTGGAATGTTCGAAGATTCTATGGGATTTGAAGGGGATGACGGTAACGAAGAATCTGATCCGATTACCCCTCATTTAAGAGCAATCGACGCAATAAATCCCAATGACCGATACTTTACAGAGGCAAAACTTGCCGGTATCACCACTGTTGCCAGTGGTCCCGGAAGTGCCAATCCCATTAGCGGTCAGTTTTGTGCGATGAAAACCCACGGCACTGTCATTGACGATATGATTATCAAAGCACCGGTCGCTATGAAGTTTTCCTTTGGTGAAAATCCAAAGACGGTGTATCATGGAAAAAACCAGCAACCCATTACTCGTATGGCAACTGCTGCATTGATTCGTGAAACCCTAAAAAAGGCGCAGGAATATGCAGAAAATATAAATCTTGCCAAAGAAAATCCCGATGATTACGACAAGCCTGATTATGATGCAAAACTGGAAAGTCTGCTGCCGGTCTTAACCGGCGAATTACCGGTTAAAGCACATGCACATCGAGCAGATGATATTGCAACCGCACTTCGTATTGCAAAAGAATTCAATCTGAATATGACAATTGAGCACGCCACCGAAGGGCATTTACTTCCCGAAAAATTACAAGATGTATCTTGTCAGCTCGGTCCCACTTTATCGGATAGATCCAAACCGGAACTGAAAAATATGACCTTCGATACATACCATATCTTAGCAGAGCAGGGAACCCCGGTTTCGGTGATTACCGACCATCCCGTGATTCCTATCAATTATTTGCCTTTATGTGCTGCTCTGGCAGTAAAACACGGAATGAATGAAACGGATGCATTAAAAGCAATTACCATAAATCCTGCAAAAGCATTAGGAATCGATGGTAAAGTTGGTTCCTTAAAAATCGGAAAAGATGCCGATATCGTAATTTTTGATCAATTCCCGTTAGATTTGATGGCGAAAGCAGAAGCCGTGTTCATTAACGGTAACAGAATATCTCAGTAA
- the htpG gene encoding molecular chaperone HtpG, protein MAKKQFKAESKRLLDLMIHSIYTNQEIFLRELISNASDAIDKMYYKTLSDDSLLFQKEDYYIRIDTNKETRTLTITDTGIGMSKEELENNLGTIAKSGSLAFKRENEAKDGVDIIGQFGVGFYSAFMVADRVTVRSKAFGAEEAYCWESSGADGYTIDICDKTTQGTEIILTVKENTEDVNYDEYLDAYSLQHLVKKYSDFIKYPIKMDVNKSKLKDGTENEYEEYTEEETVNSMVPIWRKNKNELTQEDYERFYLDKHYGFEKPLKYIHASVDGVASYNTILYIPKRVPYDFYTKEFEKGLELYSNGVLIMNKCADLLPDYFSFVQGLVDSPDLSLNISRELLQQDRQLQFIAKKIRDKIKSELLSLLKNNRETYEEFFAQFGKTLKFGVYSDFGAHKDILKDLLLFYSSKEEKLVTLEEYVSKMASDQKYIYYVCGESIDRVSKLPQTELVKDKGYEILYCTDEVDEFALQMLMNYQEKEFKSVSSGDLGLDEQTEESSNETNEEHKDLFQKMKEILGESIQEVKISNRLKSHPVCLSSDGGLSIEMEKVLRQMPNGEGMKANKILELNPNHPIFDVLKTSYAEDEDKLKSYTNLLYQQALLIEGLPIEDPVAFSNEICKLMK, encoded by the coding sequence ATGGCAAAAAAACAGTTTAAAGCAGAATCTAAGCGTTTGTTAGATTTAATGATTCATTCTATTTATACCAATCAGGAAATCTTTTTACGGGAACTTATTTCCAACGCCAGCGACGCAATTGACAAAATGTATTACAAAACCCTTTCGGATGATTCTCTCCTTTTCCAAAAAGAGGATTACTACATTCGCATTGATACCAATAAAGAAACACGAACCCTTACCATCACCGATACAGGTATTGGTATGAGTAAAGAAGAATTGGAAAATAATCTCGGAACTATCGCAAAATCCGGTTCTTTGGCTTTTAAAAGAGAAAACGAAGCCAAAGACGGTGTGGATATCATTGGTCAATTTGGTGTTGGTTTTTATTCTGCATTTATGGTAGCCGACCGTGTTACTGTAAGAAGCAAAGCTTTTGGTGCAGAAGAAGCATACTGTTGGGAATCTTCCGGCGCTGACGGTTATACCATTGACATTTGCGATAAAACAACACAAGGCACCGAAATTATTCTGACTGTGAAGGAAAACACGGAGGATGTAAACTATGATGAATATCTTGATGCATACAGTTTGCAACACCTGGTGAAAAAATATTCCGACTTTATTAAATATCCCATCAAAATGGATGTAAATAAAAGCAAATTAAAAGACGGAACCGAAAATGAATACGAAGAATATACCGAAGAAGAAACCGTGAACAGTATGGTTCCCATCTGGAGAAAAAATAAAAACGAATTAACCCAAGAGGATTATGAACGTTTTTATTTAGACAAGCATTATGGATTTGAAAAACCGCTGAAATATATTCATGCATCCGTAGACGGCGTGGCAAGCTATAACACGATTTTATATATCCCCAAACGAGTACCCTATGATTTTTACACCAAAGAATTTGAAAAAGGGTTAGAACTATACTCCAACGGCGTTTTAATTATGAATAAATGCGCCGATTTATTACCGGATTATTTTAGCTTCGTACAAGGATTAGTAGATTCCCCTGACCTTTCGCTAAATATTTCCAGAGAACTTTTGCAGCAGGACAGACAACTTCAGTTTATTGCGAAAAAAATCAGAGATAAAATTAAATCCGAACTGCTGTCTTTATTAAAAAACAACAGAGAAACCTATGAAGAATTTTTTGCACAATTCGGGAAAACATTAAAATTCGGAGTATACAGTGATTTTGGGGCACATAAAGATATTTTAAAAGATTTATTATTATTCTATTCGTCCAAAGAGGAAAAATTGGTTACATTAGAGGAGTATGTATCCAAAATGGCTTCTGACCAGAAATATATTTATTATGTTTGCGGTGAATCCATTGACCGAGTTTCCAAATTACCGCAAACCGAATTAGTAAAAGACAAAGGTTATGAAATTCTTTACTGTACCGACGAAGTGGATGAATTTGCTCTTCAGATGTTGATGAATTACCAGGAAAAAGAATTCAAATCTGTTTCTTCTGGTGATTTAGGACTGGACGAACAAACCGAAGAATCTTCCAACGAAACGAACGAGGAACATAAAGATTTATTCCAAAAAATGAAAGAAATTTTAGGAGAATCAATTCAAGAAGTAAAGATTTCTAACCGTTTAAAATCCCATCCAGTTTGCTTGTCTTCGGACGGTGGGCTTTCTATCGAAATGGAAAAAGTGTTACGACAGATGCCAAACGGCGAAGGAATGAAAGCAAATAAAATTCTGGAATTAAATCCCAATCATCCTATCTTTGATGTCTTAAAAACTTCCTATGCAGAAGATGAGGATAAATTAAAAAGTTATACCAATCTGCTGTATCAACAAGCATTGCTTATTGAAGGCTTACCGATTGAAGACCCTGTAGCCTTTTCTAATGAAATTTGCAAATTGATGAAATAA
- a CDS encoding FAD:protein FMN transferase: protein MKRIIPILLCIFLLTGCKTQETVIQGFSMDASYRIKAEGISENQENKIKDYLHQIDSIMNAYREDSLISKLNSTKTFTVSNAKDTILFDLLQKILPHCNDTFDISIRPVSKLWDFKSENPMLPDEAQLSENLKSVGYQNIVISDDDIQLKNNAEIEFGAVAKGYVCDQVAKMLSDKNALIDIGGTVKTVGKEITAGVKSPDYDGLLCSFALPNGSAVSTSGSYERNFILNDQLYHHILDPKTGYPVETNLVSVTVICDSALEADILSTTLFLENSFRIPESAEVIYVTKDHSVYVSSGISDFKLLNDTYQKAEFIKE from the coding sequence ATGAAACGTATTATTCCAATTTTACTGTGTATTTTCCTTCTTACAGGATGCAAAACTCAAGAAACTGTGATTCAAGGATTTTCCATGGATGCATCTTACCGGATTAAAGCAGAAGGCATTTCTGAAAATCAGGAAAATAAAATAAAAGATTATCTTCATCAGATTGATTCTATTATGAATGCATATCGGGAAGATTCTTTGATTTCAAAATTAAACAGTACAAAAACATTTACTGTATCCAATGCTAAGGATACTATACTTTTTGATTTGCTCCAAAAAATTTTACCACATTGTAATGATACATTTGATATTTCTATTCGTCCGGTTTCTAAATTATGGGATTTTAAATCTGAAAATCCAATGTTACCCGATGAAGCACAATTATCAGAAAATTTGAAGTCTGTGGGTTATCAGAATATTGTGATATCTGATGACGATATCCAATTAAAAAACAATGCTGAGATAGAGTTTGGTGCTGTTGCGAAAGGATATGTTTGTGATCAGGTTGCTAAAATGCTCTCTGATAAGAATGCATTGATTGATATAGGCGGAACCGTAAAAACCGTCGGGAAAGAGATTACTGCAGGAGTAAAATCTCCTGATTATGACGGATTGTTATGTTCTTTTGCCTTACCCAACGGAAGCGCAGTTTCTACTTCCGGTTCTTATGAAAGAAATTTTATATTAAATGACCAATTATACCATCATATTTTAGATCCTAAAACAGGGTATCCGGTAGAAACCAATTTGGTAAGCGTGACTGTAATTTGTGATTCTGCACTGGAAGCGGATATTTTATCCACAACCTTGTTTTTAGAAAATTCATTCAGGATTCCGGAATCCGCAGAAGTAATTTATGTTACAAAAGATCATTCGGTTTATGTATCATCCGGAATTTCTGATTTTAAACTTTTAAATGATACTTATCAGAAAGCGGAATTTATCAAGGAGTGA